One stretch of Thalassovita sp. DNA includes these proteins:
- the meaB gene encoding methylmalonyl Co-A mutase-associated GTPase MeaB: MDIQGLSDKVVAQDRRALARAITLVESSREDHRAQAAALVEEIRRKAPHQAVRIGLSGTPGVGKSTFIESFGTFLTERGLRVAVLAVDPSSARSGGSILGDKTRMKRLSRNPNAFIRPSPSQSHLGGVARRTREAVALCEGAGFDVILIETVGVGQSETVVAEMSDLFILLLAPAGGDELQGVKRGIMEMADIILVNKADGDLKATATRTCADYSGALRLLRKRPQDPQGFPKAMTVSALEEDGLTKAWEEMCTLTDWRRENGHFEGRRAAQARFWFEEEVKQALLAQLQTAAAKGAMDQLGLDVATGAVSPTVAAQRMLEQLKHS, translated from the coding sequence ATGGATATTCAGGGCTTGAGCGACAAGGTTGTGGCACAGGACCGACGGGCCTTGGCCCGCGCCATCACCCTGGTGGAAAGCAGCCGCGAAGATCATCGCGCCCAGGCCGCTGCGCTGGTGGAGGAGATCCGCCGCAAAGCCCCGCATCAGGCGGTGCGCATCGGCCTGTCGGGCACGCCGGGGGTGGGTAAATCCACCTTTATTGAAAGCTTTGGCACCTTTCTGACCGAACGGGGTCTCAGGGTGGCTGTGCTGGCGGTGGACCCCAGTTCGGCGCGTTCTGGCGGCTCGATCCTGGGTGACAAAACCCGGATGAAGCGGCTCAGCCGCAATCCCAACGCCTTTATCCGCCCTTCGCCCAGCCAGTCGCATCTGGGCGGCGTGGCGCGGCGCACCCGTGAGGCGGTGGCGCTTTGCGAGGGGGCGGGGTTTGACGTCATCCTCATTGAGACCGTGGGCGTGGGCCAGTCCGAAACCGTTGTGGCGGAAATGTCGGACCTGTTCATCCTGCTGCTGGCGCCTGCGGGTGGTGACGAATTGCAGGGGGTGAAGCGTGGCATCATGGAGATGGCCGATATCATCCTAGTGAACAAAGCCGATGGCGATTTGAAAGCCACGGCAACCCGCACCTGCGCCGACTATTCCGGCGCCCTCAGGCTGCTGCGCAAACGGCCCCAGGATCCCCAAGGCTTCCCCAAGGCGATGACGGTTTCGGCGCTGGAGGAGGACGGTCTGACCAAGGCCTGGGAAGAAATGTGCACGTTGACAGACTGGCGGCGTGAGAATGGCCATTTTGAGGGCCGCCGCGCCGCGCAGGCCCGGTTCTGGTTCGAAGAAGAGGTCAAGCAGGCGCTGCTGGCCCAGCTGCAGACCGCGGCGGCAAAAGGCGCGATGGATCAGCTGGGGCTGGATGTGGCCACCGGTGCAGTCAGCCCAACTGTGGCGGCGCAGCGGATGCTGGAGCAGCTGAAGCACAGCTGA
- a CDS encoding NUDIX hydrolase encodes MQKTVRKAWTEFIQPLLYRPPQVQVAALPVRGKGKDKEVLLITSRGTGRWIIPKGWPMTGKTDAEAAAQEAWEEAGIKARKVSPAPIGSYRYAKSGAGGIVTPMQAMVYLLKVDTLAKKYPEVSERKRKWFSPKEAAQRVDEMGLKDLLLKL; translated from the coding sequence ATGCAGAAGACCGTGCGTAAAGCCTGGACCGAGTTTATCCAACCGCTTCTTTATCGCCCGCCCCAGGTACAGGTGGCGGCGCTGCCGGTGCGCGGCAAAGGCAAAGACAAAGAAGTGCTGCTGATCACCTCCCGCGGGACCGGGCGCTGGATCATCCCGAAGGGCTGGCCGATGACCGGCAAGACCGATGCCGAAGCAGCGGCACAGGAAGCCTGGGAAGAGGCGGGAATCAAGGCCCGCAAAGTCTCCCCCGCGCCGATCGGCAGCTACCGTTATGCCAAATCCGGCGCCGGCGGTATCGTCACCCCGATGCAGGCGATGGTTTACCTTTTGAAGGTGGACACGCTGGCCAAGAAATACCCCGAAGTCTCTGAACGCAAACGCAAATGGTTCTCCCCCAAGGAGGCGGCGCAGCGGGTCGATGAAATGGGGCTGAAAGATCTGCTGTTGAAGCTGTAA
- the hrpB gene encoding ATP-dependent helicase HrpB codes for MSQLTQLPIHDALPDLISALKTRGRAVLQAPPGAGKTTVVPLAMLEAGLTEGRILMLEPRRLAARAAAERMAQTLGEPLGQTVGYRIRGESKRSAETRIEVVTEGILTRMIQSDPELTGIGAVIFDEFHERSLTADLGLALCLEIAEALRDDLILLAMSATLDAEPVAGIMGDVPVVTSEGRAYPVDLKWLDRPLPPKHRLPEEVAKLVAHAVAETEGGVLVFLPGEGEIRRTEALLKDRLPPECSLHMLFGAMEFAKQRAAIEPAKQGRKVVLATSIAETSLTIQDVRVVVDAGRARRARFDPGSGMSRLVTEKVTKAEATQRAGRAGRVAEGTCYRLWTKGEEGGLQPFPPAEIDTADLSGLALELALWGAAPADLAFLTPPNAGTYAEAQALLRMLGALDEAGRITEHGRRIAALPLHPRLAHMLSVAGPDAAPLAALLADRDPLARSAPADLALRIAAVRDFRSYSDRHPHAANRGAVERIKQEAKRLARQADKTDGGYSNAELAALAYPDRIGLRRKGDAARFVLSGGKGAVMEDHDPLAGSRLIVATDLDGNPREAKIRQAIQISEAEVRSLYGDQINWIDSCAWSKRERRVIARRQERFGTVALDDRIWKDAPDEAVAEAMLDGVRDLGLRPSDAAKRFIARVMLVRDTLPDLPDMSEDALMAGIEDWLLPHLGGVKTADQWKKFDILNALRAVLDWNQMQALDKAAPAHFITPLGRQIPIDYSGEVPEISLRLQEMFGQKTHPMVGRTPLRVTLLSPAQRPVQTTMDIPGFWASSYADVRKDMRGRYPKHPWPEDPTEADPTLRAKRRGT; via the coding sequence ATGTCCCAATTGACCCAATTGCCGATCCACGACGCCCTGCCCGATCTGATCTCTGCGCTGAAAACGCGGGGACGTGCGGTGTTGCAGGCGCCGCCCGGCGCGGGGAAAACCACCGTGGTGCCGCTGGCCATGCTGGAGGCAGGCCTGACCGAAGGCCGCATCCTGATGCTGGAACCGCGCCGCCTGGCGGCACGTGCGGCGGCAGAACGTATGGCGCAAACCTTGGGCGAACCGTTGGGCCAGACCGTGGGCTACCGCATTCGCGGCGAAAGCAAACGCTCAGCCGAAACCCGGATTGAGGTGGTGACCGAGGGCATCCTGACCCGGATGATCCAGTCCGACCCTGAACTGACGGGCATCGGCGCGGTGATCTTTGATGAATTTCACGAACGCTCCCTCACCGCGGATCTGGGATTGGCCTTGTGCCTGGAGATTGCCGAGGCGCTGCGCGATGACCTGATCCTGCTGGCCATGTCGGCCACATTGGACGCAGAACCGGTGGCGGGGATCATGGGCGACGTGCCGGTGGTGACCTCCGAAGGGCGGGCCTATCCGGTGGATCTGAAATGGCTCGATCGGCCGTTGCCGCCGAAACATCGCCTGCCCGAAGAGGTGGCCAAGCTGGTCGCCCATGCGGTTGCTGAAACCGAAGGCGGCGTGCTGGTGTTCCTGCCCGGCGAAGGCGAGATCCGCCGCACCGAGGCGCTGCTGAAGGATCGGCTGCCGCCGGAGTGTTCATTGCACATGCTGTTTGGTGCAATGGAGTTTGCCAAGCAACGCGCCGCGATTGAGCCGGCCAAACAGGGCCGCAAGGTGGTGCTGGCAACCTCAATCGCAGAAACCTCACTGACCATTCAGGATGTGCGGGTGGTAGTGGACGCAGGCCGCGCCCGCCGTGCACGGTTTGATCCCGGATCAGGCATGTCGCGGCTGGTGACGGAAAAGGTAACGAAGGCCGAGGCCACCCAGCGCGCCGGACGTGCAGGCCGTGTGGCTGAGGGCACCTGTTACCGGCTGTGGACCAAGGGCGAAGAAGGCGGGCTGCAGCCCTTCCCACCGGCGGAGATTGACACCGCGGATCTGTCGGGACTGGCGCTGGAACTGGCGCTTTGGGGCGCGGCGCCGGCTGATCTAGCCTTCCTGACGCCGCCCAATGCGGGCACCTATGCAGAGGCGCAGGCGCTATTGCGGATGCTGGGGGCGCTGGATGAGGCGGGCCGGATCACCGAACATGGCCGCCGCATTGCCGCCCTGCCGCTGCATCCGCGTTTGGCCCATATGCTGAGCGTTGCAGGCCCGGACGCCGCGCCTCTGGCCGCACTCCTGGCCGATCGCGATCCCTTGGCGCGGTCCGCACCGGCGGATCTGGCGCTGCGCATTGCGGCGGTGCGCGATTTCCGCAGCTACAGCGATCGCCATCCCCATGCCGCCAATCGCGGCGCGGTGGAGCGGATCAAACAAGAGGCCAAACGGCTGGCCCGTCAGGCTGACAAAACCGATGGAGGCTATTCCAACGCGGAACTGGCCGCATTGGCCTACCCCGACCGTATCGGGTTACGCCGCAAAGGGGATGCCGCGCGGTTTGTGCTCTCGGGGGGCAAAGGCGCGGTGATGGAGGATCACGACCCGCTGGCCGGCAGCCGCCTGATCGTGGCCACAGATCTGGACGGCAACCCGCGGGAGGCCAAAATCCGCCAGGCGATCCAGATTTCAGAGGCTGAGGTGCGCAGCCTTTACGGCGACCAGATCAACTGGATCGACAGCTGCGCCTGGTCGAAACGCGAACGTCGGGTGATTGCCCGGCGGCAGGAACGGTTCGGTACTGTGGCGCTGGATGACCGCATCTGGAAAGACGCCCCCGATGAGGCCGTGGCCGAGGCGATGTTGGACGGGGTGCGCGATCTGGGGCTACGCCCATCGGACGCCGCGAAACGGTTCATTGCCCGTGTCATGCTGGTGCGGGACACCTTACCGGATCTGCCGGACATGTCCGAAGACGCGCTGATGGCGGGTATTGAGGACTGGTTGCTGCCGCATCTCGGCGGGGTGAAAACCGCAGACCAGTGGAAGAAGTTTGATATCCTCAATGCGCTGCGCGCCGTGTTGGACTGGAACCAGATGCAGGCGCTGGACAAGGCGGCGCCGGCGCATTTCATCACCCCGCTGGGGCGGCAGATCCCGATCGATTATTCCGGCGAGGTGCCCGAAATCAGCCTGCGCCTGCAGGAAATGTTCGGCCAGAAAACCCACCCGATGGTCGGCCGCACCCCCTTGCGGGTGACCCTGCTGTCCCCGGCACAACGCCCCGTTCAGACCACCATGGATATCCCCGGGTTCTGGGCCAGTTCCTATGCGGATGTGCGCAAAGACATGCGCGGTCGCTACCCCAAACACCCCTGGCCCGAGGATCCCACCGAGGCCGATCCGACCCTCAGGGCGAAACGGCGCGGCACCTGA
- a CDS encoding GcrA family cell cycle regulator: protein MSWTDERVELLKKMWGEGQSASQIAKELGGVTRNAVIGKVHRLGLSNRSSGGGSTDSSKTEAKAKPAAKKEAAKPKVKEAATPAPEPAAAPAPRPAVSPARKAIIPAGQPLPPQPSANEISPEALAKVNEVEKKSKKLSLLELTERTCKWPVGDPATDDFWFCGLPVQSGKPYCEAHVGVAFQPMSSRRDRRR, encoded by the coding sequence ATGTCCTGGACCGACGAACGCGTCGAACTTCTGAAGAAAATGTGGGGCGAAGGCCAATCGGCAAGCCAGATCGCCAAAGAATTGGGCGGCGTGACCCGAAATGCGGTCATCGGCAAGGTGCATCGTTTGGGTCTGTCCAACCGTTCCAGCGGTGGCGGCTCAACCGATTCGTCGAAGACCGAAGCCAAGGCCAAACCTGCCGCCAAGAAAGAGGCGGCAAAGCCTAAGGTGAAAGAGGCCGCCACCCCCGCGCCAGAGCCTGCTGCCGCCCCGGCGCCGCGCCCGGCGGTCAGCCCGGCGCGCAAGGCGATCATTCCTGCCGGCCAGCCGCTGCCGCCGCAACCCTCCGCCAATGAGATCAGCCCCGAAGCGCTGGCCAAGGTGAATGAGGTCGAAAAGAAATCGAAGAAGCTCAGCCTGCTGGAGCTGACCGAGCGGACCTGCAAATGGCCCGTGGGGGATCCGGCCACCGATGACTTCTGGTTCTGTGGTCTGCCGGTGCAGTCCGGCAAACCCTATTGCGAAGCGCATGTGGGTGTGGCGTTCCAGCCGATGTCATCGCGCCGCGATCGTCGCCGTTAA
- a CDS encoding inorganic phosphate transporter: MADKPTGKNWKTLDKDLGRISQFENAASYVSRPMVAPGIALIFIVLAGLAAGIFFGGASGSAIVVVAAIFGAYMAINIGANDVANNMGPAVGANALTMGGAILIAAIFESAGALLAGGDVVSTISKGIIDPAGIADSSIFIWAMMAALVSSALWVNLATWVGAPVSTTHSVVGGVMGAGIAAAGMAAVNWPTMGKIAASWVISPVLGGVIAAMFLAFIKNRIVYQEDKIAAARRWVPLLIAIMAAAFAAYLSLKGLKKIIKIDITTALMIGVAVGAASYFISKPLIAKQSEGLENRNKSLKVLFSMPLVFSAAMLSFAHGANDVANAVGPLAAIVHATEFGDFAAKVAIPSWVMVIGAFGISFGLFLFGPKLIRMVGSQITKLNPMRAYCVALSAAITVIVASWLGLPVSSTHIAVGGVFGVGFYREWHTERRRRQNLATKAIKPVTAEERRRRKLVRRSHFMTIVAAWVITVPAAAAMSAVIFTLLHAVAG, from the coding sequence ATGGCCGACAAACCGACTGGTAAGAACTGGAAGACGCTCGATAAGGATCTCGGGCGGATCAGCCAATTTGAAAACGCAGCAAGCTATGTCTCGCGCCCGATGGTCGCACCGGGCATCGCGCTGATCTTTATCGTGCTTGCCGGTCTGGCGGCAGGGATCTTCTTTGGTGGTGCCTCAGGCTCAGCCATTGTGGTGGTTGCAGCCATCTTTGGCGCCTATATGGCGATCAACATCGGTGCCAACGATGTGGCCAACAACATGGGCCCTGCGGTGGGTGCAAATGCGCTGACCATGGGCGGTGCGATCCTGATCGCGGCCATCTTTGAAAGCGCCGGTGCGCTGCTGGCAGGTGGCGATGTGGTTTCCACCATCTCCAAAGGGATCATCGATCCGGCCGGGATCGCGGACAGCAGCATCTTTATCTGGGCGATGATGGCGGCGCTGGTGTCGTCTGCGCTTTGGGTCAACCTGGCAACCTGGGTTGGCGCGCCGGTTTCGACCACCCATTCGGTTGTTGGGGGTGTGATGGGTGCAGGGATTGCGGCGGCCGGCATGGCGGCTGTGAACTGGCCCACCATGGGCAAGATCGCCGCCAGCTGGGTCATCTCGCCTGTCTTGGGCGGTGTCATTGCAGCGATGTTCCTGGCCTTCATCAAAAACCGGATCGTTTACCAGGAAGACAAGATCGCCGCCGCGCGCCGCTGGGTGCCGCTGCTGATTGCGATCATGGCCGCAGCCTTTGCCGCCTATCTGTCGCTGAAGGGTCTGAAAAAGATCATCAAGATCGACATCACCACCGCGCTGATGATTGGTGTCGCGGTTGGGGCCGCCTCTTACTTCATCTCAAAGCCGCTGATCGCCAAACAGTCCGAAGGGCTAGAAAACCGCAATAAATCGCTGAAAGTGCTGTTCTCGATGCCTCTGGTCTTCTCGGCGGCGATGCTGTCATTTGCCCATGGCGCCAACGATGTGGCCAATGCTGTTGGTCCGCTGGCCGCCATTGTCCACGCGACCGAGTTTGGTGATTTCGCCGCCAAGGTGGCCATCCCCAGCTGGGTCATGGTGATCGGGGCCTTCGGGATCTCCTTCGGTCTGTTCCTGTTTGGCCCCAAGCTGATCCGCATGGTCGGCAGCCAGATCACCAAGCTGAACCCGATGCGCGCCTACTGTGTGGCGCTCTCGGCAGCGATCACGGTGATTGTGGCCAGCTGGCTGGGTCTGCCGGTCAGCTCCACCCACATTGCAGTGGGTGGTGTCTTTGGCGTGGGCTTTTACCGCGAATGGCACACCGAGCGCCGTCGTCGCCAGAACCTGGCCACCAAAGCCATCAAACCGGTGACAGCCGAGGAGCGCCGTCGCCGCAAGCTGGTGCGCCGCTCGCACTTCATGACCATTGTTGCGGCATGGGTCATCACCGTGCCTGCAGCCGCCGCCATGTCGGCAGTGATCTTCACGCTGCTGCACGCGGTGGCCGGCTAA